A portion of the Channa argus isolate prfri chromosome 19, Channa argus male v1.0, whole genome shotgun sequence genome contains these proteins:
- the pdk3a gene encoding pyruvate dehydrogenase (acetyl-transferring) kinase isozyme 3, mitochondrial has product MRIFMSLLKNTNRKIEYYSRFSPSPLSIKQFLDFGRDNACEKTSYVFLRKELPVRLANTMREVNLLPDKLLSQPSVRLVQKWYMQSFVELLDYENRKPEDPHTLNDFLELLIEIRNRHNDVVPTMAQGVIEYKEKFGFDPFISSNIQYFLDRFYTNRISFRMLINQHTLLFGNDTNPAHPKHIGSIDPNCCVAEVVRDAYDTAKMLCEKYYLASPELKIEEFNMKAPKKPIQVVYVPSHLFHMLFELFKNSMRATVELHERSNDVLPPVKAKVTLGKEDLSIKISDRGGGVPLRKIDRLFNYMYSTAPTPSLEPGAVPLAGFGYGLPISRLYARYFQGDLKLYSMEGVGTDAVIYLKALSSESFERLPVFNKSAWRHYKTSPEADDWSNPSKEPRDARKSIYKELDRRVRYSA; this is encoded by the exons ATGAGGATCTTCATGTCTCTTCTGAAAAACACTAACCGCAAAATCGAGTATTACTCGAGATTTTCTCCGTCTCCGCTCTCCATCAAGCAATTTTTGGATTTTG GCAGAGACAATGCGTGCGAGAAAACATCCTACGTGTTCTTGCGTAAGGAGCTGCCTGTGCGACTGGCCAACACCATGAGAGAAGTCAACCTGCTGCCCGATAAATTGCTGAGCCAGCCCTCTGTCAGACTGGTTCAGAAATG gtacatgcAGAGTTTTGTGGAGCTGCTGGATTATGAGAATCGAAAGCCAGAGGACCCTCACACTCTAAATGA cttcCTGGAGCTCTTGATTGAGATCCGTAACCGGCACAACGATGTGGTTCCCACTATGGCTCAGGGGGTGATAGAGTACAAAGAAAAGTTTGGCTTTGACCCGTTCATCAGCAGCAACATCCAGTATTTCCTTGACCGCTTTTACACCAACCGCATCTCGTTCCGCATGCTTATCAACCAGCACA CTCTCCTCTTCGGTAACGATACCAACCCTGCTCATCCAAAACACATAGGCAGCATAGACCCCAACTGTTGTGTCGCCGAAGTCGTCAGAG ATGCCTATGACACGGCCAAGATGCTGTGTGAGAAGTACTACTTGGCTTCTCCTGAGCTCAAGATTGAAGAATTCAACA tgaaGGCCCCTAAAAAGCCCATCCAAGTAGTGTATGTGCCCTCTCATCTGTTCCACATGCTGTTTGAGCTTTTCAAG AACTCAATGAGAGCCACTGTGGAACTTCATGAAAGGAGTAATGATGTTTTGCCACCAGTAAAGGCCAAAGTCACTCTGGGTAAAGAGGATCTCTCGATAAAG ATcagtgacagaggaggaggagttccTCTGAGGAAGATAGACCGTCTCTTTAACTACATGTACTCCACTGCCCCTACACCAAGTCTGGAGCCAGGAGCTGTCCCACTG GCTGGTTTTGGCTACGGTTTGCCTATTTCTAGGCTGTATGCCCGATACTTCCAGGGGGACCTGAAACTCTACTCCATGGAGGGCGTTGGCACAGATGCTGTCATCTATTTGAAG GCCCTGTCGAGTGAGTCCTTTGAACGCCTTCCTGTCTTCAACAAGTCAGCATGGCGGCATTACAAGACAAGCCCCGAAGCTGATGACTGGAGCAACCCCAGCAAAGAGCCACGTGATGCCAGGAAGTCAATATACAAAGAGTTAGATAGAAGAGTTAGATA CTCGGCCTGa
- the LOC137105017 gene encoding choline-phosphate cytidylyltransferase B-like isoform X2, whose product MEELEHTCPHPRTTLTEPAIFATETSCDCRAPHEKLTITQARRGTPVDRPVRVYADGIFDLFHSGHARALMQAKNLFPNTYLIVGVCSDELTHKYKGFTVMTELERYEALRHCRYVDEVLRDAPWTLTPEFLEKHKIDFVAHDDIPYSSAGSEDVYKHIKEAGMFVPTQRTEGISTSDIITRIVRDYDVYARRNLQRGYTAKELNVSYINEKKYRLQNQVDRMKEKVRTVEEKSKHFVYRVEEKSHDLIQKWEEKSREFIGNFLELFGPDGTWKQVFQERSGRMLSYALSPRESPCNSPPRELSPLRSPSPPSPISRWHNARPSPPASPKGATASISSMSEGDEDEK is encoded by the exons ATGGAGGAGCTTGAACATACCTGCCCCCATCCGCGGACG ACTCTGACAGAGCCCGCTATCTTTGCCACAGAGACCAGCTGTGATTGTCGTGCCCCTCATGAGAAACTCACCATCACTCAGGCCCGCAGAGGcaccccag tGGACCGGCCAGTCAGAGTCTATGCAGATGGCATCTTTGACCTGTTCCACTCTGGACACGCCCGTGCTCTCATGCAGGCCAAGAACCTCTTCCCCAACACTTACCTCATAGTAGGAG TATGCAGTGATGAGCTGACCCATAAATACAAGGGTTTCACAGTCATGACAGAGCTTGAACGTTATGAAGCGCTGAGGCACTGCCGCTATGTTGATGAGGTTTTAAGAGACGCACCCTGGACCCTCACGCCCGAGTTCCTAGAGAAACACAAG ATCGATTTTGTGGCTCATGATGATATCCCATACTCCTCAGCAGGAAGTGAGGACGTTTATAAACACATTAAGGAGGCAG GGATGTTTGTGCCCACACAACGGACAGAGGGGatctcaacatctgatataaTCACCAGAATTGTCAGAGACTATGACGTCTACGCCCGTCGCAACCTCCAGCGTGGCTACACAGCCAAGGAGCTTAATGTCAGCTATATCAAT GAGAAGAAGTATCGACTGCAGAACCAAGTGGATCGTATGAAGGAGAAGGTTCGCACAGTAGAGGAGAAGAGCAAACATTTCGTTTACCGTGTGGAGGAGAAGAGTCATGACCTTATTCAGAAGTGGGAAGAGAAATCCAGGGAATTTATTGGCAACTTCTTAGAACTTTTTGGACCGGATGGGACTTGG AAACAGGTGTTTCAGGAGCGCAGTGGTCGAATGCTGTCCTATGCTTTGTCTCCCAGAGAGTCTCCCTGCAACAGCCCTCCCCGTGAACTGTCCCCCTTGCGCTCTCCCTCACCCCCATCTCCCATCAGCCGCTGGCACAATGCACGGCCCTCACCCCCAGCCTCTCCAAAAGGAGCAACTGCTTCTATAAGCAGCATGAGTGAAGGGGACGAAGACGAGAAGTAA
- the LOC137105017 gene encoding choline-phosphate cytidylyltransferase B-like isoform X1 — protein sequence MVKQRRKVRSCCVAAAHLCCRKGPLKTLTEPAIFATETSCDCRAPHEKLTITQARRGTPVDRPVRVYADGIFDLFHSGHARALMQAKNLFPNTYLIVGVCSDELTHKYKGFTVMTELERYEALRHCRYVDEVLRDAPWTLTPEFLEKHKIDFVAHDDIPYSSAGSEDVYKHIKEAGMFVPTQRTEGISTSDIITRIVRDYDVYARRNLQRGYTAKELNVSYINEKKYRLQNQVDRMKEKVRTVEEKSKHFVYRVEEKSHDLIQKWEEKSREFIGNFLELFGPDGTWKQVFQERSGRMLSYALSPRESPCNSPPRELSPLRSPSPPSPISRWHNARPSPPASPKGATASISSMSEGDEDEK from the exons ATGGTGAAACAGAGACGTAAAGTGCGTTCATGCTGCGTAGCTGCTGCGCATCTTTGTTGCAGGAAAGGACCGTTGAAG ACTCTGACAGAGCCCGCTATCTTTGCCACAGAGACCAGCTGTGATTGTCGTGCCCCTCATGAGAAACTCACCATCACTCAGGCCCGCAGAGGcaccccag tGGACCGGCCAGTCAGAGTCTATGCAGATGGCATCTTTGACCTGTTCCACTCTGGACACGCCCGTGCTCTCATGCAGGCCAAGAACCTCTTCCCCAACACTTACCTCATAGTAGGAG TATGCAGTGATGAGCTGACCCATAAATACAAGGGTTTCACAGTCATGACAGAGCTTGAACGTTATGAAGCGCTGAGGCACTGCCGCTATGTTGATGAGGTTTTAAGAGACGCACCCTGGACCCTCACGCCCGAGTTCCTAGAGAAACACAAG ATCGATTTTGTGGCTCATGATGATATCCCATACTCCTCAGCAGGAAGTGAGGACGTTTATAAACACATTAAGGAGGCAG GGATGTTTGTGCCCACACAACGGACAGAGGGGatctcaacatctgatataaTCACCAGAATTGTCAGAGACTATGACGTCTACGCCCGTCGCAACCTCCAGCGTGGCTACACAGCCAAGGAGCTTAATGTCAGCTATATCAAT GAGAAGAAGTATCGACTGCAGAACCAAGTGGATCGTATGAAGGAGAAGGTTCGCACAGTAGAGGAGAAGAGCAAACATTTCGTTTACCGTGTGGAGGAGAAGAGTCATGACCTTATTCAGAAGTGGGAAGAGAAATCCAGGGAATTTATTGGCAACTTCTTAGAACTTTTTGGACCGGATGGGACTTGG AAACAGGTGTTTCAGGAGCGCAGTGGTCGAATGCTGTCCTATGCTTTGTCTCCCAGAGAGTCTCCCTGCAACAGCCCTCCCCGTGAACTGTCCCCCTTGCGCTCTCCCTCACCCCCATCTCCCATCAGCCGCTGGCACAATGCACGGCCCTCACCCCCAGCCTCTCCAAAAGGAGCAACTGCTTCTATAAGCAGCATGAGTGAAGGGGACGAAGACGAGAAGTAA